TTGCTTGTCACAAGTTTTTTCCCTGTGCTAGGCTCCAGCATGATTCAGCACAGCCCCGCACGCCCCAACCTCCTTGCATTGACGCAGTCGGGCATGGCGGCCTATGTCGCCTCGCTCGGCTGGCCGGCCTACCGCGCTTCACAAATTCTTCGCTGGCTCTACCAGGAACGCGTTCGCACCTTCGCCGCGATGAGTAATCTTCCGCAGAAAGATCGTGACTACCTCGCTGCCCACTGCACCATCGAACGGACCTCACACATTCAGATCTTTTCGTCGCAAGACGGCACGAAAAAATTCGTTCTGACGCTGGCCGACGGCAATCAAGTCGAATGTGTCCTCATCCCGGACGAGGAGCGGCTCACCCTCTGCCTCTCCACCCAGGTCGGCTGCACCTTGGATTGCGGATTCTGCCTGACCGGGACGCTGGGGCTCCGACGCAATCTCCGCGCGCATGAGATCGTGGATCAGGTGCTGCTCGCCCAGGACCATTTACAAGCACGTGAGCGGCTAACGAACTTGGTCTTCATGGGCATGGGGGAACCTCTGGCGAATCTTGATGCCGTGGCCGACGCCGTCACATGCCTCACCGATCACACCTGGGGGCTCGGCATCTCCGCCCGACGCATCACGATCTCGACGGCAGGACTCGCCTCACGCATCAAAGACGTGGCGCCACTGAAAGTGAATCTCGCGATCTCGCTCAACGCCACGACCGACGACCTGCGGCAACAGATCATGCCGGCCGCGAACCGGCTCCATTCGATTCAGGCCCTGCTCGCCGCCTGCCGCGCGTACCCGCTCGGGGACCGCGATCGCCTGACCTTCGAATATGTGCTCCTCGCTGAGGTCAATGACCGGGCTGAAGATGCTACCCGCCTCGTCAAACTTCTCCGAGACCTTCGATGTAAGGTCAACCTGATCGCCTTCAACCCCTTCCCCGGCAGCGCGTATCGGCGCCCATCTGATGTCGCCATTGATGCGTTTCAAGCCATCCTCCGCCGGGGCCGTCTCGATGTCTACCTTCGTCGAAGCCGTGGCCGAGACGTCCTGGGCGCCTGTGGCCAACTCGGCCGACTCGAGACCGGCGAGGGAGCGGTTGCCTTGACACAGATTCAAGCCCGTTGTTAGCATGAATCCCGTACATGACTAAACAGAGTTCACTCCCCAATTCGGCGCGCGCTCACTGCTCGGTTCTAGCCTGCTCGCTGCTTGGTCTCCTCCTCTCGCTCGGTCAGCCTTCATCCAGCCATGCCGTCGACCCCAAGGAATACACCCTGTCCAACGACATGAAGGTGATCCTCGTCGAGGTTCCGAAGGCGCCCGTTGCCACGGTGCAGGTCTGGTACAAGGTGGGATCACGGAATGAGGTCATGGGCCGGGCCGGACTCTCGCACATGCTGGAACATATGATGTTCAAAGGCACGGCGAAGTACCCCAAGGGCACATTCTCGCGCCTGGTGCGCAAGAACGGCGGCATGGACAACGCGTTTACCAGTCAGGACTTCACGGCCTATTTCGAAAATCTCGCGGCGGATCGCGTGACCTTGGCCCTCGAACTCGAGGCGGACCGGATGCAGGGACTTATTCTCGACGCCAACGAATTTAAGACCGAGCGGGAAGTGGTCAAGGAAGAGCGTCGTCTCCGGAACGAAGACGATCCTCAAGGCGCACTGGTCGAAGCCCTCTTCGCCCAAGCCTTCATGAGTCATCCCTATCATTGGCCTGTGATCGGATGGTTTTCCGACCTCGATGCCATGAACCTCGATGATCTCCAACGCCACTATGACACCTATTACTCGCCGAACAATGCCACGCTGGTCGTCGTCGGCGATATCAAGGCGGAAGCGTTGCTGCCGGTCATCGCCCGACTCTTCGAGCCAATTCCGAAAGGTCCGTCGCCGAAAACACTGACTGTCACCGAGGGGCCGCAACGGGGGGAGCGCCGCTTCCTCCTGAAGCGCGAGGCCCAGGTCCCCTTTGTCATGATGGGATACCGGGTCCCGAACTACACCAGTGACGACTCCTATGCGCTGAACGTCCTCGAATCGATTTTGTCCCATGGCAAGAGTGCCAGGCTCTATCAGAGCCTCGTCTACGAACAAAAAACGGCCTTGGCCGTGGGAGCCGATTATGGGTTGATGCAGGCCGATCCGGGGCTGTTTTACTTCTATGCCGTCGTAAAACCCGGCGAAAAAGTCGAAGCCGTCGAGGACGCCGTTGCGAAAGAGATCCAGCGCCTCCAAGCAGAGCCCCCGACTGACCTCGAGCTACAGCGGGCGAAAAATCAGATCGAGGCGGCCCACATTTTTGAGCAGGATTCCAACTTCCGGCAGGCCATGTTGTTAGGGGAAGCCGAAACGATCGGTGCCGGTTGGCGAAAAGTCAGTCAGTTTGTCGAACGAACTAGGGCCGTCACTGCCCAAGATGTCCAGCGGGTGGCCTCGCAATATCTGACGGCCGACATGCGCACGACGGGGACCCTGATTCCGCTCCCTCCGCAAACCCAGTCGGCGTTACCGCCACCCTCCCACTAGTGAGCCACTGCAGATGACACGACGACAAGGTCCCGTTTCGCCGAACAGTCAGCACAGGAGCCGGTCCAGCGTCAGGGTCCTGACCGGCCTGTTCTGTTTCGCACTCTGTCTTCCTGCGGCCTGGGTGCAGGCCGCGGACATCACGCCGACGCGTTCTGTCACCGCCAATGGCATGACCGTGTTATTCCTGGAACAGCACTTTCTCCCAACCGTCGAGATACATGCACTGGTCAAAGTCGGATCGGCCCAGGATCCGCCGGACAAAGCCGGCTTGGCGAACCTTACGGCAAGCCTGTTGGATGAAGGCACCCTCACTCGGACCTCCCGGCAAATCGCCGAACAAATCGATTTCGTAGGAGGGTCGCTTGAGGCCCATGCCTCAGAAGACTACACCACCGCTTCGACACGCGTGCTCAAGAAAGATGCGGACCTCGGGTTTACACTCCTAGCCGACATACTCCAACACCCGGCGTTCCACAAACAGGAATTCGAGCGTGTGCGGACACAGATTCTCGGCGAAATCGTCAGTGATGACGACGATCCGGGCAACGTGGCGATGAAAGCATTTCACCAGTTGATTTTCCACGGCCACCCCTACAGCTGGCCGGCGCATGGCACCGAGGACACGCTGAACAAAATCACCGTGGCCGACGTACAGCAATTCCATGCCCGAGAATATGTGCCCAACCAGACCATTCTTGTCGTGGTCGGAGACTTGACCCAAGAGCAGGCATCGGCACTCGTGCAGACGCATTTCGGTTCATGGAAGAAAGGGACGCCCTCGCTCGCCCAACTCAAGAAGCCGTCCCCACTCGACCGCAAGATGGTCCAGTTGATTGAGAAAGATCTGACACAATCCACAATCGTGCTCGGTCATACCGGCGTCAGTCGCATCAACCCGGACTACTATGCGATCACGGTCATGAACTATATTCTGGGCGCCGGCGGATTCTCCTCGCGCCTGATGGATTCTATTCGCGACAAACAAGGCCTGGCTTACGGCATCATGAGCCAGTTCGATTCGCGAGTCATGCCCGGCGCGTTCTTCATCAGCCTGCAGACCCGGACTGACGTCACGAATCAGGCCATTACGAGTGTGCTGGCGGAGATCAAGACGATCCGCGAAACCCCGGTCACGGATCAGGAGCTCGGCGAAGCGAAATCCTTCATCGTCGGCAGCTTTCCGCTGCGCATCGATTCGAGCGCCAAGTTGGCCAACGTCCTCGCCCAGGTGGAGCTGTACAACCTTGGCTTGGACTACTTTACGAGTTATCCTAAAGCTATCGAAAAGGTCACCAAGGACGATGTCCTCCGTGTGGCCAAACAATACCTCGACCCGCAACACTACGCCCTGGTCGTCGTCGGGTCGATTGCGAAGGCCAAGGTCAAACAGTAAGCGGCAGCCTTCGACTCGCACACAATCGTCTCCCTCTGGATCTCCATGGTTTCCACAAGTCCAACGACCGATAAGGTCTTGCGAGCACGGCAAATTCTCCACGAGATGGGCTCAGTGATCGTTGCCTTCTCCGGTGGCATCGACAGTTCGCTCGTCCTGAAACTGGCCCATGAAGAACTGGGCTCGCAGGCCCTCGGCGTGACCGCCGTCTCGCCCACACTTCCCGCATCGGAACTCGCGTTGACGCGGCAACTCGCGACGGAAATCGGCGCACGCCACCGGGTGGTGGAAACCGACCAACTGGAGATCCCCGACTTCGTCCGCAATGATGCCACCCGTTGCTACCACTGCAAGACGGACCTGTATACGCTCCTTGGTTCACTGCAACGCGAGTACGGGTCGACCTGTATTGTGGATGGCACCAACGTCGACGATTTGGGAGATGATCGCCCCGGGCTGAAAGCTGCCCGTGAGCACGGAGTCCGCAGCCCGTTGCTGGAGGCCGGCCTCTCAAAGGCCGACATCCGGGAGG
This sequence is a window from Nitrospira sp.. Protein-coding genes within it:
- the larE gene encoding ATP-dependent sacrificial sulfur transferase LarE, producing MVSTSPTTDKVLRARQILHEMGSVIVAFSGGIDSSLVLKLAHEELGSQALGVTAVSPTLPASELALTRQLATEIGARHRVVETDQLEIPDFVRNDATRCYHCKTDLYTLLGSLQREYGSTCIVDGTNVDDLGDDRPGLKAAREHGVRSPLLEAGLSKADIREAARSLGLSNWDKPAAACLSSRVPRGITITRSTLSRVERAEAALMQEGFRHCRVRDYDEVARIELAVDELPRILESGRRERLVAILKEAGYRFVTLDLEGYRQGGVSLPPGTLG
- the rlmN gene encoding 23S rRNA (adenine(2503)-C(2))-methyltransferase RlmN codes for the protein MIQHSPARPNLLALTQSGMAAYVASLGWPAYRASQILRWLYQERVRTFAAMSNLPQKDRDYLAAHCTIERTSHIQIFSSQDGTKKFVLTLADGNQVECVLIPDEERLTLCLSTQVGCTLDCGFCLTGTLGLRRNLRAHEIVDQVLLAQDHLQARERLTNLVFMGMGEPLANLDAVADAVTCLTDHTWGLGISARRITISTAGLASRIKDVAPLKVNLAISLNATTDDLRQQIMPAANRLHSIQALLAACRAYPLGDRDRLTFEYVLLAEVNDRAEDATRLVKLLRDLRCKVNLIAFNPFPGSAYRRPSDVAIDAFQAILRRGRLDVYLRRSRGRDVLGACGQLGRLETGEGAVALTQIQARC
- a CDS encoding insulinase family protein codes for the protein MTRRQGPVSPNSQHRSRSSVRVLTGLFCFALCLPAAWVQAADITPTRSVTANGMTVLFLEQHFLPTVEIHALVKVGSAQDPPDKAGLANLTASLLDEGTLTRTSRQIAEQIDFVGGSLEAHASEDYTTASTRVLKKDADLGFTLLADILQHPAFHKQEFERVRTQILGEIVSDDDDPGNVAMKAFHQLIFHGHPYSWPAHGTEDTLNKITVADVQQFHAREYVPNQTILVVVGDLTQEQASALVQTHFGSWKKGTPSLAQLKKPSPLDRKMVQLIEKDLTQSTIVLGHTGVSRINPDYYAITVMNYILGAGGFSSRLMDSIRDKQGLAYGIMSQFDSRVMPGAFFISLQTRTDVTNQAITSVLAEIKTIRETPVTDQELGEAKSFIVGSFPLRIDSSAKLANVLAQVELYNLGLDYFTSYPKAIEKVTKDDVLRVAKQYLDPQHYALVVVGSIAKAKVKQ
- a CDS encoding insulinase family protein, whose translation is MTKQSSLPNSARAHCSVLACSLLGLLLSLGQPSSSHAVDPKEYTLSNDMKVILVEVPKAPVATVQVWYKVGSRNEVMGRAGLSHMLEHMMFKGTAKYPKGTFSRLVRKNGGMDNAFTSQDFTAYFENLAADRVTLALELEADRMQGLILDANEFKTEREVVKEERRLRNEDDPQGALVEALFAQAFMSHPYHWPVIGWFSDLDAMNLDDLQRHYDTYYSPNNATLVVVGDIKAEALLPVIARLFEPIPKGPSPKTLTVTEGPQRGERRFLLKREAQVPFVMMGYRVPNYTSDDSYALNVLESILSHGKSARLYQSLVYEQKTALAVGADYGLMQADPGLFYFYAVVKPGEKVEAVEDAVAKEIQRLQAEPPTDLELQRAKNQIEAAHIFEQDSNFRQAMLLGEAETIGAGWRKVSQFVERTRAVTAQDVQRVASQYLTADMRTTGTLIPLPPQTQSALPPPSH